In Halobaculum sp. XH14, a single genomic region encodes these proteins:
- a CDS encoding response regulator transcription factor: MSEDLPVVLVVEDEPDLADLYAAWLGDEYEVRTAYGGHEALEQLDEDVDIVLLDRRMPGLSGDEVLVAVRERGIECRVAMVTAVEPDFDIVAMGFDDYLVKPVTRGALTETVEGLFRRSEYDSDVQTYFALASKKAVLESEKGRAALEESEEYDYLDAQLRDLRENLDDSVANFDEHDDFEGAFRDIGRADGTGDGSGGEGTEFGF, from the coding sequence ATGAGTGAAGACCTCCCTGTCGTCCTGGTCGTCGAAGACGAGCCCGACCTCGCGGACCTGTACGCCGCGTGGCTCGGCGACGAGTACGAGGTACGGACCGCTTACGGCGGTCACGAGGCGCTCGAACAGCTCGACGAGGACGTCGACATCGTGCTGCTCGACCGACGGATGCCGGGCCTGTCGGGCGACGAGGTGCTCGTCGCGGTCCGGGAGCGGGGAATCGAGTGTCGCGTCGCGATGGTGACCGCGGTCGAACCGGACTTCGACATCGTCGCCATGGGCTTTGACGACTACCTCGTGAAGCCGGTCACGCGCGGCGCGCTCACGGAGACGGTCGAGGGGCTGTTCCGACGCAGCGAGTACGACAGCGACGTTCAGACGTACTTCGCGCTCGCCTCGAAGAAGGCGGTTCTCGAGTCCGAGAAGGGGCGTGCGGCCCTGGAGGAGTCCGAGGAGTACGACTACCTCGACGCACAGCTCAGGGACCTGCGTGAGAACCTCGACGACTCGGTGGCGAACTTCGACGAGCACGACGACTTCGAGGGCGCGTTCCGGGACATCGGGCGAGCCGACGGCACCGGCGACGGAAGCGGCGGGGAAGGGACGGAGTTCGGATTCTGA